TCTATCGTTTCCTTCACGTTTTCTAGTACGTGATCTGGCGTACGACCATCCGGTACACCGATTGACATATTGAGTAATGGTTTGTCGCCCAGTTTAATCTTTTCTAGACGCTTACGTAGAGACATAAAGAAGTCTCCTTCTAACTGCATTAAACGTTTGTTTGCCATTTGTTAATCATCCTCCGGTTTGTCAAAACCTTTGAACTCCTCGTCGATTACTTTGTTGAATCCTTCCGATTGTACGGCTTTTATTAAATCTTCACGAATCTTATCTGATGCAAGGTCATCGTTAACGACGATTCTATTTCTAAAGTATTCTGACATATTTTCTAATATAAGTGCATCTTCTAACTTCATGTTACTCGCTAAAGCAAAGTTCCCTGGTACGAGTGATAAACCAATTTGATCCACACTTCTCGGAAGTTGCCCCGCATCTTGATAAACAAACTTGAGGTTCATCTTATTACTTATAATATCATTTTCTGTGATATCAAACATATCATAACCCTCTTTTAGTTCGATTAACCCCGAATCTTCTAACACCATAAATGCACGACTCATATTTACTGGGTCTGGTGGTAACGCAACTTCACTACCGTTTTCTATATCGTCTAACGACTTATATTTACCAGAATATAATCCCATCGGTGCAGTTGGCACTTGTATTAAATCAATTAAATTCTTATCGTTTTTCTCATTATAGTTATTCATAAACGTAATATTTTGAAACAGGTTTGCATCTATATCGCCATTCGCGAGTGCTGTATTCGGTTGAATCCAGTCAGAGTATTCAACGACTTTCACCGTATACCCCATCTCTTCTAATTCAGGTCGTATCGCTTTTTCGACCATATCTGTAAATGGTCCACTCGTCGCACCGATCGTAATGACTTCACCTTGTTTGTCGCTCAATAAATAAGATGAAATACCGATGACGACTAAACATCCTGCTAAAAATGTAATAATTCCACGCATAGTTTTACCCCTCCCTCTGACTTAAAAAGTCACCAATCCATTGAACGAGTTGTACGATAACGATTAATAATACGACAGTGATTAACATGACGAACGTATCGTATCTGTAATATCCGTAGCGGATTGCGAGGTCACCTATACCTCCACCACCGA
Above is a genomic segment from Nosocomiicoccus massiliensis containing:
- a CDS encoding MetQ/NlpA family ABC transporter substrate-binding protein, with amino-acid sequence MRGIITFLAGCLVVIGISSYLLSDKQGEVITIGATSGPFTDMVEKAIRPELEEMGYTVKVVEYSDWIQPNTALANGDIDANLFQNITFMNNYNEKNDKNLIDLIQVPTAPMGLYSGKYKSLDDIENGSEVALPPDPVNMSRAFMVLEDSGLIELKEGYDMFDITENDIISNKMNLKFVYQDAGQLPRSVDQIGLSLVPGNFALASNMKLEDALILENMSEYFRNRIVVNDDLASDKIREDLIKAVQSEGFNKVIDEEFKGFDKPEDD